The nucleotide sequence GCTGTCCCTGATTATCTGAGCCCTGTCAGCAGAAATTAGTGATTGGATGGCTTAAAAGGCTCTTCAGTTAGAAGAGAGTGCACCTTGCgtacaactttaaaaaacaaaacttaaaactCATCTTGCAACTGTCTTTTTATGTATGGGCCTTtttccatctatctatctatctatctatctatctatctatctatctatctatctatctatctatctatctatctatctaatgaTTTAAAGTAATGCTTTAACGTCTCTCGTTGGAGGAGGGAGTTCAACAAGATCCGACACTGTATTGGATACACAGGCTGTCAGTCTTCACTTTTGAGCCAATCATAAATCGGACCAATTTCccaactaaccaatcagaagcGGTCCCGTAGAAACGCTGCATCCGGATCCAGCTGCATTCAGAGAGCATCCTCCGTTAAATACATCCCTCTGGTAAGACAACAGAAATGCAAAATACTGCAACCCAGTACAGATAAAACACGAACGACACCGTTGCattatatgtttaaaatcatttttaaaataatttattatctCAGGTAGAATTGAGCGAGATACTAGCAGTTGTTAGCGAGTTAGCTTGCTGGTGAGTAACGTTAGCGGAGgcttttttgtctctttgtggaGTCTTTTTCTGATCCTGTGTGGCGTTAGGTGAGCTGTTTGGAAGAAATTTCAGCTACAGGCAGCAGTACTACAGAAAATGAGGCTGTAATAAAACAGAATTGAGATTTTTCTATGACATTGTACATTGAAGTTAACGTTAATTAATATCCATGAGGTTAAAGGTATGATGTTATCACAGGAGCATGTTATGATTTTACCTTCCTTTTAGCCAggtaaacagtgttttaaatCAAGCCATCACTGATGGAGGATGATGTCTTTGTTATTGTTTAATATCTATATATACCATACCATAGACATCTAATGATTTGTTTAATAGGAACAATATGGCAGCAAAGTAGATAAAGTGACTGCTACAGTGGCTCAGTGAAATACCAGTCATTCAtcagtacacatacacatgcacgtTACTTTGGCATCTCTTTGTAAAACTGTCAACATGAAAGTGTCTGGAAATGTTCATAGCTGatggaaaaagggaaaaaagagtTAATATTcaattgtttgtttaatttctgCAGAGATACAACATCACAAATGGGGCGCAGAAAGTCCAAAAGAAAGCCACCTCCCAAGAAAAAAATGACGGGTAACCTGGACACCCAGTTCACATGCCCGTTTTGTAACCACGAGAAGTCCTGCGACGTCAAAATGTAAGTTCAGCTTAGTGTGACATCGCAATGCCTTAGAAATACAACTAAACGCATTATGAACAATATGACTAAAATAACTGTTTTTCAGGGAACGAACCCGCAACACAGGAATTATATCATGCAGCGTTTGCTTGGAGGAGTTCCAGACTCCTATAACCTGTATCCTTTTAAGCAACTACAGATGGCACCATCATGTTAGACCAAATACTTTcagttattgtgttttgttttgttttttcttcttgggTCGTGTTCACCTGGATATCTCAAAGTCTTGTGAACAGATTTCTACCAAACTAGGTTGGGGCATGAGCAGAAGAacatgtgattttgtttttttgttttgttttttcagcgAGGTATTTTATAATACATTTCTTAATATTGCAAGATGGGgcattttttgattattttcactattttctcatGAACTACTACACTAAATTGAAAGAAAAGAATTAGTGCTGCAAAAATTAGTAaatcaatcgattagttgccaactatgaaatcaattgccaactattttgataatcgattaattgttttgtgtcattttttaagaaaaaaagtcaaaattctctgattccagtttctcaaatgtgaatattttcttttttctttagtcttctatgacagtaaactgaatatctttgtattgTGGACTGTTAGtggggacaaaacaagatatttaagGACGTCAcattgggctttgggaaacactgattgacatttttcaacattttctgacattttatagaccaaacaactaatcaattaatcaagaacaTAATCCACAGATTGATcaacagtgaaaataatcattagttgcagccttaaaaaCAATCATGTTTAGGTATGCAATGAGTGACTTTGTGTACTTtaatctagagctgcaacaattaccCTATTAACTCATTAGTTAAAATTAATAagcaactattttaaaaatagatgaatcatttaattaatttgtcaaGCAAATATAACAGACATTAGATAgttccaggttctcaaatgtgaaaatttgaattatttttgaaTATTGAACTggtggttggacaaaacaagacacctGATAATTTCACCTTGGGCTCAAGGATATTGTGatgtgcatttttcactgtttctaaTAGTTTATGGACCAAACATTGATGATTCCAGTTaatattagttgcagccctattatAATGCAGTTCTTGGTGCACATGcagatgaaaaatgtcaaaacacttTAGATTattaaaagaagaaatcagaggattgtgtgtgtctcttgtCTGTGTGCATTTTGAACATTCCTTAACCTTTGTTTCATCAGATCTGTCCGAGGCAGTGGATGTTTACAGTGATTGGATCGACGCCTGTGAGGCAGCCAATCAGTAGTCATGTTTCCCCTGTGAGCCTCCTTCTCTCTAACCTCATCCACATTTCACCCCTTCAATTGGTCCGGTGAATTGGTTCCTGTTCAGTCAGCACAATGTAGCAAAATTTCCCAAACAGTTGGAACATTGTTTTTCCTGTAAGTTTGTGACGTGCTAAGTTTAGTTTTGCTACAGTGTGGCTTGCTGAGCATGACACGTTCCTCTGGCTGGACCAGAGCACTGCCAATGTCGTTTAGACTCCAGAGTCCAAACCTGCCTGTATCAGTTCTCAATGTTTTCATGTCTTATGTCAGTGATTAGCTCActgtaagtgtttttttattattagatcataattttctgttttttggaccAAACTGTCACATAGTTaagtaaaaaatgtaatctgatATTTCCACCAGCGTAAAACATTCCATGTCTTCTATCGgtattctttgtgttttatggATGATAtgataattcattttttttatatttcaaccCTGTCACTCACTAATGCACTGAAAACTTTTTTgtaggttgacattttttttgaactgccttttgttttttggacCACTATATATTTGTACTGctagattttattattttctttttaaaaatcacaatcaTGTAATTTCTATTTACACTACTTTTGTGTAATTTCACGTCCTGTGTATTTTGAGGTAATGACAGTAAATCAGAACtgtattttttaagtgtttttattgcACAAATGTCATGTTTAGTGAAAGGCAtatagggaaaaaaaatcaagaggtTAGCAAAGATGAATAGTATGAACAATGTTGAAACACAGCCAACACATTAAAGGTGAAATGTTACTCAACATTATTGCCATTCTGGATCTCACAGAGTGGTAATGATGATAAGTGAATGCACTGTAAAAAATCTACGTTCGCACATTTGATTGAATAAAAGCAATGTTTAGACCTTTGATGGattgaaaatacagtaaatgtacgTGTGCTTTTCTCCCCACTGTAAAGGTCTTACAACACTAGATGGCACTCTACTACAAATCATGGCTGCCAATGTCTTTGTTAAATGGCAATTAACAGTTAAAGAGCTCAAATCTGTTAGCTCATTTAGCACATCAACAACAAATTCTGACAGTCTGCACCTCATTTCATAATTCAAAGCCAATCTGAATGTTGTAACACTGGGGACCGAGCCTCTTCTGCTTATAACTTTGTAAATGTACATTTCTGCCTTTTAATGTTGAATCATGTAACAGCTAGTGGCACTTCTAATCTTACAATAACATTACATTCAAGACATTCGGTGGGTTACAACAGTATGATGCAGATTTTTTAAAGGGGAATCTATATGTAGCATGATTCACATTGCACATGGCTCTTTTGATACAAGGTGAAGCCAGTTAAAGTGCAAACGAAGCAACAGCACTAAAGCCAAAGTTCACTGTAGAAGACCTTTTACAAAAGGATGGAAGCAGAAATAACAGGACTCACTTGCAGTACAAAAACCACCGGTGACTAAGTTTACCATAATTTCAAATGGTGTCTTAACACCCAATATCACAACACCTACATTTGCTTCTTTAAACTTTATACCATGTCTGAAAGACCCCTCTACTTTTACCCCTCTACTCAATGCACATAAGCCATGTTAATTAGCGCTGGTAAAAGGCGTCATGGGTAATTTGGCAGGCTCATGAACATGACTATTTGTCAGCGCAAGTGCTcacaaaacaaagcaatgtgTGCATCGTCAGTCAGGTCTTCTGTGTCATCCTGCAGAATGGCATCCTAAGAGTTTGCAGAGCTCCAATGTGGACGTGGACTGCTCCAAACTGGGTCAAAGTTCAATAGCACCAACACGCTCACTTGTTTCCTTTCAAGGAACTCTCAAATTCTGCTCCGTCAGTGTTCAAAGTGGATTGAAAAGGTCAGGAAGTGAGGCAAGGGGTATAAACAGTTACACATCTCTAATTACAATGCAAgtataaaaagaagaaaaaaaatctataaatagcAAAGGTCAAAAATCTCAGCTTCTGGGTGTTTGGGTATTTTTAGCAGTAATAAAATTCATTCGAGCAAACACATCTTTGCTGAGATACAGACGTTGGCCACAGCATGAAATTTTTGATGTAAggtaaacactttttttcttttacccaTGGAAAGACAAACAATTCTTAGTACAAATATGTTTAGAAAAAGACGGGGAATGAAGACGGCAATGACAAGAGTCAGTGTTAAATAACAGTCTAGGAGTTTTGCTTGTCATAAAGACAGTTGCGGTTGGTTGTCTGAAGTTAAgcaaagaggaaggaggggggtgAGGCTGTCTGTGGTTTTCTTAGTCAGAGTACTGGTTGTAGCCGTCAAACTCAACCTCACTCCCGTTGTTGTAGTAGGCCTCGGTGGGGTTGGTGCAGTACTTGTTGTCATAGACCTGGCGGGGCAGGCCGTAGGTGGTCATGCCCTGCTGGGAGGCCACTTTGTTAGTGCCCATCTGCAGAGAGATGGTGGAGGTGTCACAGTTCTCCAGCTCCAGCTTCTTGTCAAAGATGTGCCTCCTAGTTCCAGGAGCGGTCATACCAGTCTGGCCGAAAGAAAGCAAGATGAAGGCTTCTTGAAAAAACATTCTGTAATGTAATACTTTCAAAACTTCTTGAACAGACAGTGACTactaatatatttatatatatagaattcacattaaagaataaggcatattatatattattattatcattattattattattattattattgttgttgttgtcaataaatcccatgaaaagactaaataGATCCAACTAACAACTCGTATCAAAAACCTGATACAGCTCTGTGCTGTGGAGCAACAAGAACACataatgagccacactgttgcactggctgacatgttccaTCATTATGATAAATATGGGCACAGTAGTTATTTATGAATTATATAAAAGTGGAcctttttacaatattttttgcATATAATTGAACTGTCAATGTTTAGGTTGGCATTTGTGCTACCACTTGGAGAAGCTAGACATTTCAACAATTTATAGTTTGCTAAAATAATTATCCATTACCTTTAGCTAACCATTgatagttagctaaaagtaatatAAATGGTTGAAAGTTCAACCAGTTATCCATTAGTTTGAGCCATTTCACCATTTACCTGCTACTTACAGCTGTTTCACCATTTATCGTTACTTTAAGCTAACTATTTCATCTGTTTAGTCATTACTTCTAGCCATCTTCTCTGCTTTCTTATTAACAGTTATGTGTTGTGACTGAGAGTGCATGTGATTGAATGTTGCGACCGTTTTCAGATGTTTCAGCTGCCTCAGTATGTggatatgttttttaaaatcataatttctattttttcaaattagttGAGCAAATGTACCCTGGCAAATGCAGAAGTAGGCTACCCGCTGGGGTACAAGTACACCTGGTGGGGAATCACTGTGGTAGAGCACTGAATGTATCTGAAACTGAAtatagtccccaacaaatttACTACTTACTCCTGTTTTAGTAAGTTTTGCTAAAAACTGCAATGCCAAACTGTTTTAGGAAACAGGGAAAAAGAGTTACATCTTCAGTAAGAACCAATGGGCTTGTGGCCCAAACACAGGCTAATGCAttactgttttttgtctttttaagggATCTGTTGACAATATGCAAGTACAGAATAACAACAGCCttacaattataataattaaatctcagtttttcatacaaaatgaaaatgtgaaaatatgtgaTGAACCTTTAAGTCTGAAATTTATTCTAGGTCAAAGTGTAAAATGGATGAATACAGACATCATGTAAAGTGCAAGTCTCTCCTCACCTGGCTGGCTCCCTTGTTGGTACCCATCTGTAAGCTGATAGTAGACTGGTCCAATGGGTTGTCCATGCCTATCTTGGAATCATACAGATGGCGTCTTGTGCCGTAAGAGGTCATGCCCTTTTGGCTGGCAAGCTTGTTGGTGCCCATCTAGagacacagcaaaacaaagtgAGCATTTGCCGAATTAATACAAATTTAAGATCACACCTATTGTGCCTAATTTCCTGTTAATCTGCTATCATTCTGCTCTACATgaatcatccctccatccacaCATGTATATCTTTGTCTCTAGATCCGTCATGTGTCAAAGCAGGGCAGCTGTGAGAAGATTCGAGAAAAGATGTTTCTGTAGAGATTCATTCAGCATAAGTCCAGCAGGGGGCACAACAACAACCTACTGGGaggtgtcttaaaccagcagaaCTCCTCTGGACACAATGCTTCATGCAGGCATGGTCATAAAGTAGATTACAGGTTTAGATGTGCTGTTCTGACCTGCAGGCCTATGATGTTACGTCCCTCCCTGAGCTTCTCTGGAGCAAAGCGGCGCTGCTGTTTCTCAGCGTACTTCACTCCTAAGTCGTACTTGGAGTGGAAACCTTTGGACTTGGCCTTGGAGAGAGAAAtggcagagacagaaaggaaaatGGTGGTAATAAGAGTGTATTTCATACccatattgtttttattatttattctactAC is from Thunnus maccoyii chromosome 18, fThuMac1.1, whole genome shotgun sequence and encodes:
- the elof1 gene encoding transcription elongation factor 1 homolog, encoding MGRRKSKRKPPPKKKMTGNLDTQFTCPFCNHEKSCDVKMERTRNTGIISCSVCLEEFQTPITYLSEAVDVYSDWIDACEAANQ
- the cnn1b gene encoding calponin-1; its protein translation is MSTHFRSGPAFGLSAEVKSKLAGKYDPHKEEELRLWIQDVTGKRIGDNFMEGLKNGVLLCELINVLQPGSVRKINNSSQNWHQLENIGNFVRAITEYGLKPHDIFEANDLFENVNHTQVQCTLIALAGMAKSKGFHSKYDLGVKYAEKQQRRFAPEKLREGRNIIGLQMGTNKLASQKGMTSYGTRRHLYDSKIGMDNPLDQSTISLQMGTNKGASQTGMTAPGTRRHIFDKKLELENCDTSTISLQMGTNKVASQQGMTTYGLPRQVYDNKYCTNPTEAYYNNGSEVEFDGYNQYSD